The genomic interval TTACTTTTAGTTAATAATTTTATTAATTTTGCAATGGTAAGGTTAGATGGAGGCTTTAAAAAGGTTCTTTTCTTTTTAGAAGATTTCTTTATTTTAGTGTCCTTATTTCCTTTTTTTGAAATTTCCTTTTTTTCTTTATGAGCTCCTAATATTTTATTTAAAGATAATATTTCAAATTTATAAAAATTAATCTTAAAATCTTTTTCTGAAAATACTAATTTGAATTTTAAATTTATTGGAAAAAACAATAAAACTAAAAGTAGTAATAATAAAAATAATAAAAAAAACTTCAGCACTTCATAAACCTCCTTACCATTTATACATTATTGACAATAATAGCTTTAATTATCCAAAAATATACTAGGTTATTAAATTTATAAAGTGGAAAGCTAATAAAAGAAGGTTTCATAGATAAAAAAGCTTAGTTTAAGGAGAGATATTTTATGAAAAAGAAGATTTCAATTCTTATGTTTTTTTTAATAACAATATCTATATGTTCTAATGTTATTGTTCTTGGAAAGGAAAGTTGTATTCCAGAGGAAGTTTCAGTAGAGACTATGGATGTAAAAGATGGATATGGAAAGCAGTGCAAGGATATTACTCCTGATGCACATTTTGCTATTGCCTATGATGCTAAAAACAAAAAGATTTTATATGAAAAGAATGCTTTTAGAAATGTACCTATGGCAAGTACCACTAAAATATTAACTGCTTTAGTTGCAATAAATTATTCTGACTTAGATGAAGAGGTTACAATATCTAAAACTGCAGCAAGTATTAGAGGATCAAAAGTTGGATTTAGGGCTGGAGAAAAGGTTACAATGAGAGAACTTCTTTTTGGACTTATGTACAAGTCAGGAAATGATGCTGCCATAGCTATTGCAGAGCATATTGGAGGTAGTATAGAGAACTTTTCTATACTTATGAATGATTTTGCTAGAATGTTAGGTCTTAAGGATTCAAACTTTCAATCTCCTCATGGATTAGATAGCCAAATGCATTTTTCCTCTGCTTATGATTTAGCGGTTTTAATGTCAAAAGCTATGGAAGAGCCTTTCTTTAGAGAGATATCAGGAACTAAGGAAGTAGGGGCTGAAAAATATAATTTTACTAGAAGTTATAGCAATATAAATAAAATGCTTTGGAGATTACCTAATGCCAATGGAGGAAAAACAGGCTATACTGGTCAGGCGGGGAAATGTTTAGTAAGTTCTGTAGATCATAATGGAAGAAATATAATCATAGTAGTTTTAAATTGTCCAACTAGGTGGGAAGCCACTGAAAGAGTTTATGAATATGTTAAAGCCAATTATTCTTAAAATCAAAGGTGTTATATTAATATTTTAATATAACACCTTTGATTTTTTTGTTTTAAAGTTTAAAAAATATTATTTTTGTTATATATAAATGCTTAATAGCTTTTAATACCAGGGATTTAAAGTTTTATATTTAAAATAATTTTAGAAAATATTTTAAGGATTAATTATTTATTAAAGAAATTTTGTAACATTTTTAATCTCTCAGGGATATTTTAATAGTAAGAATTCAAATGGGAGGGTTTTTATGGATTATGAAGTAATTGATTGTATAGATGCTGGTACGGAATTTTGTCCTTGTCACTTAGCAGAAGAAGGAGAATGCATACTTTGTTCTCAACTTCACGGAAAGTGTTTTTGTGATTGTGTAAACTGGAAAGGGGTTTGCATATATGAAGAATTTGCAAGTAATGGATTTAAAGCTAAGGAAGGCAGAAAAACTTTTACTTGTGATGTCATAGATGCTGTAGAAGTTGAAGAAGGATTATTATTTATAGAGTTTAGGGCACCTCATAAACTTTGTATTGATTTACTTGGACCAGGTAAGTTTATATTTATAAGAACTAATGATAATCCGTTTTTTGATGTACCTATATCTATTTTAGAATCTGATGCAGATAAAAATGTAATAAAAGTACTTATTGAGGTTAGAGGAATAAAAACTAAGAGGCTCTTAAATACTGAGGTTAAAGGAGAAATAACTATAAGAGGGCCTTATTTTAATGGAGTATTTGGAATAAAAAATATAGACTCAACTAAGAATGGAGAGGTCCTTGTACTTTGCAGAGGAATTGGATTAGCTCCTGCTGTACCAGTTATTAAAAAGTTAGCTAATGAAGGAAATAAGGTTAAGATTCTTTTAGATAAGGCACCTTTTAAAGAAAGTTATATAGAAAAATATTTAGAGGGATACGATATTCAGTATGTTCCTATGAATTTAATCAACAAAGGTGAAATATCAAATGAAGCAAAGGAAGTTATTAAAAATGGACAATGGGATTTAATCCATTGTGCTGGAGCGGATATATTAACTTATAAACTTATAGAATATTTAAATGATTTGAAAGATGAATCTACAAAAGTATCTTGTTGTAATAATGCTAAAATGTGCTGCGGAGAAGGGGTATGTGGAAGCTGTACAGCTAGGTTTGCTGGTCACAAGGTAAAAAGACTTTGTAAGGTGCAAAGTGATCCTAGAAAAATATTTGAAGATAGAAGATTCATTTAATAAAGATTAATTTATAGAAGGGAGAGTTTTTATGAAAGTTGTTGTTATTGGTGGCGGATGGTCAGGAGTTGCAGCCGCTATTGAAGCAAAAAAAATGGGAGCAGATGTAGTTCTTTTTGAAAAGACAGATTTATTATTAGGACTTGGTAATGTTGGCGGAATAATGAGGAATAATGGAAGATATACAGCCTCTGAGGAATTAATAGCTATGGGAGGCGGAGATTTAATAAATATAACTGATAAGGTTAGTAGACACAAGGATATACCATTTCCTGGACATGAACATGCTTGGCTTTATGATGTTAATTTAGTTGAGGGAGAAGTTAAAAGATATGTAGAAAGTCTAGGAATTGAAACAAAAATGGTTTCTAGAATCATTGATATAAAACAAGAAGACAACAAAATTTTAGGAGTTTATACAAGTGATGGACAATATTATAAAGGAGATGTGTTCATTGAAACTACTGGTTCAACAGGCCCTATGGGAAATTGCCTAAGATACGGTAATGGATGCTCTATGTGTATTTTAAGATGTCCTTCCTTTGGTCCTAGAATTAGTATAAGTTCAAGATGTGGAGTTGAAGATATACAAGGAGAAAGAGTTGGAGATGAACTAGGAGCATTTAGTGGTTCATGTAAACTTGCAAAAGAAACTCTTTCAGAGGAAATAAGAAAAGAACTTGAGGAAAAAGGTTGTGTCGTTCTTAAAATTCCAAAAGAAGATGTTAATTATGATAAATTAAATACAAAGGTTTGTCAGCAATATGCTCTTAAGGAATTTGCAGAAAATGTTGTTTTATTAGATACTGGACATGCTAAGCTTATGACTACTTATTATCCTCTTGAAAAGCTTAGAAAGATTAAAGGTCTTGAAAATGCTAAGTATGTTGATCCATATGCAGGTGGAAAGGGTAACTCTATAAGATACCTATCAGTGGCTCCAAGAGATGATAATATGAAGGTTAAAGGAGTTACTAATTTATTCTGTGCAGGAGAAAAATCAGGACTTTTTGTTGGACATACAGAGGCTATAGTTACAGGTACTTTAGCTGGACACAATGCAGTAAGACATGCTTTAGGAATTCCTTATTTAATTCTTCCAAGAGCAACTGTTTTAGGAGATATAATAGCCTTTGCTAATGAAGAATCTCAATCTAGAGAAGGAAAGAAAAATAGATATACCTTTGCAGGTTCAGTTTACTTTAATAGAATGAAAGAGTTAGGACTTTATACAATAGATAAAGATGAAATTCAAAAGAGAGTAGCTCAATTAAATTTAGATGGAGT from Clostridium perfringens carries:
- a CDS encoding DUF2953 domain-containing protein; the protein is MLKFFLLFLLLLLLVLLFFPINLKFKLVFSEKDFKINFYKFEILSLNKILGAHKEKKEISKKGNKDTKIKKSSKKKRTFLKPPSNLTIAKLIKLLTKSKFKPSLKIVLDLNFSSEDAALTAILYGFIHQILSLIYTRLDYFFKLKKFTGNINPKFNNENYLFFEVQGIITINFAQIIYIGFLYLLNFKKL
- a CDS encoding D-alanyl-D-alanine carboxypeptidase family protein codes for the protein MKKKISILMFFLITISICSNVIVLGKESCIPEEVSVETMDVKDGYGKQCKDITPDAHFAIAYDAKNKKILYEKNAFRNVPMASTTKILTALVAINYSDLDEEVTISKTAASIRGSKVGFRAGEKVTMRELLFGLMYKSGNDAAIAIAEHIGGSIENFSILMNDFARMLGLKDSNFQSPHGLDSQMHFSSAYDLAVLMSKAMEEPFFREISGTKEVGAEKYNFTRSYSNINKMLWRLPNANGGKTGYTGQAGKCLVSSVDHNGRNIIIVVLNCPTRWEATERVYEYVKANYS
- a CDS encoding sulfide/dihydroorotate dehydrogenase-like FAD/NAD-binding protein, which translates into the protein MDYEVIDCIDAGTEFCPCHLAEEGECILCSQLHGKCFCDCVNWKGVCIYEEFASNGFKAKEGRKTFTCDVIDAVEVEEGLLFIEFRAPHKLCIDLLGPGKFIFIRTNDNPFFDVPISILESDADKNVIKVLIEVRGIKTKRLLNTEVKGEITIRGPYFNGVFGIKNIDSTKNGEVLVLCRGIGLAPAVPVIKKLANEGNKVKILLDKAPFKESYIEKYLEGYDIQYVPMNLINKGEISNEAKEVIKNGQWDLIHCAGADILTYKLIEYLNDLKDESTKVSCCNNAKMCCGEGVCGSCTARFAGHKVKRLCKVQSDPRKIFEDRRFI
- a CDS encoding FAD-dependent oxidoreductase — translated: MKVVVIGGGWSGVAAAIEAKKMGADVVLFEKTDLLLGLGNVGGIMRNNGRYTASEELIAMGGGDLINITDKVSRHKDIPFPGHEHAWLYDVNLVEGEVKRYVESLGIETKMVSRIIDIKQEDNKILGVYTSDGQYYKGDVFIETTGSTGPMGNCLRYGNGCSMCILRCPSFGPRISISSRCGVEDIQGERVGDELGAFSGSCKLAKETLSEEIRKELEEKGCVVLKIPKEDVNYDKLNTKVCQQYALKEFAENVVLLDTGHAKLMTTYYPLEKLRKIKGLENAKYVDPYAGGKGNSIRYLSVAPRDDNMKVKGVTNLFCAGEKSGLFVGHTEAIVTGTLAGHNAVRHALGIPYLILPRATVLGDIIAFANEESQSREGKKNRYTFAGSVYFNRMKELGLYTIDKDEIQKRVAQLNLDGVFSKKLM